The Rhodocytophaga rosea genome has a segment encoding these proteins:
- the purD gene encoding phosphoribosylamine--glycine ligase — MNILILGSGGREHAFAWKMAQSPLCSRLFVAPGNAGTAQIAQNVALSVNDFEGIAHFALQQQITLIVVGPEEPLVRGIRDYFSVRPELSQIGLIGPDKHGAMLEGSKDFAKAFMRQNHIPTAGSRTFTAATLQEGLHYLSTHSLPIVLKADGLAAGKGVIIASTLEDAKESLYDMLANKKFGEASASVVIEEFLSGIELSVFVLTDGKTYKILPEAKDYKRIGEGDIGLNTGGMGAVSPVPFADAAFMQKVEERIVKPTISGLHEAKVNYCGFIFIGLMNVAGEPYVIEYNVRMGDPETEVVIPRIKSDLVELFQVVAQGKLADIGIEIEEKAAATVMLVSGGYPEAYEKNKVITGLAQTEDVLVFHAATKTTADGNILTDGGRVLTVTGMDAELENALQKAKKAAGVITWEKKYYRKDIGLDILQYKSININE, encoded by the coding sequence ATGAACATACTTATACTTGGATCGGGGGGAAGAGAACATGCTTTTGCCTGGAAAATGGCACAAAGCCCTTTATGCAGCCGTTTATTTGTAGCGCCCGGCAATGCCGGAACTGCTCAGATAGCCCAGAATGTAGCACTGTCTGTAAATGATTTTGAAGGTATTGCCCATTTTGCCCTTCAACAGCAAATAACCCTGATTGTGGTAGGTCCGGAAGAACCACTCGTACGAGGTATCCGGGATTATTTTAGTGTACGGCCTGAACTCAGCCAGATTGGCCTGATTGGCCCGGATAAACATGGGGCTATGCTGGAAGGAAGCAAAGATTTTGCAAAAGCCTTCATGCGGCAAAACCATATTCCTACCGCTGGTTCACGCACATTTACTGCTGCTACATTACAGGAAGGCTTACACTATTTATCTACGCATTCTTTGCCGATTGTACTGAAAGCCGATGGCCTTGCCGCTGGTAAAGGGGTGATTATTGCCAGTACCCTGGAGGATGCCAAAGAATCCTTGTACGATATGCTGGCCAATAAAAAGTTTGGCGAAGCCAGTGCCAGTGTAGTGATAGAAGAATTTTTGTCTGGCATCGAATTATCCGTATTTGTGCTGACGGATGGCAAGACATATAAAATTTTGCCGGAAGCCAAAGATTACAAGCGGATAGGAGAGGGAGATATCGGATTAAATACCGGTGGTATGGGTGCAGTATCACCAGTTCCATTTGCAGATGCTGCGTTTATGCAGAAAGTAGAAGAACGGATTGTAAAGCCTACCATTAGCGGATTACATGAGGCAAAGGTGAACTATTGTGGGTTTATTTTCATTGGATTAATGAACGTGGCTGGCGAGCCATACGTAATTGAATATAATGTGCGCATGGGCGATCCGGAAACAGAAGTAGTAATACCCAGGATAAAATCCGATCTGGTGGAATTATTTCAGGTGGTAGCGCAAGGAAAACTTGCAGACATAGGGATTGAGATCGAAGAAAAGGCGGCTGCAACCGTAATGCTGGTATCGGGGGGGTATCCGGAGGCATACGAAAAGAATAAAGTAATTACTGGTTTAGCCCAAACTGAGGATGTACTGGTTTTTCATGCCGCTACGAAAACTACGGCCGACGGAAATATTCTTACAGATGGTGGACGAGTACTCACGGTAACAGGAATGGATGCTGAGCTGGAAAATGCTTTGCAAAAAGCCAAAAAAGCAGCTGGCGTGATTACCTGGGAGAAAAAATATTATAGAAAAGATATAGGATTGGATATTTTACAGTATAAATCGATTAATATCAATGAATAA
- a CDS encoding PSP1 domain-containing protein, with amino-acid sequence MGCKSCSSGGCGTKTADGTVSGCRNNGACGTGGCNKMNVFDWLSNMDLPLASRFNIVEVRFKGGRKEFFRNAENLELYAGDPVIVDVPNGHHMGYVSLQGELVRLQMIKKSVKETDEIRTIYRVASSKDLEKYEQVKLREMPTLFRTRQIADELKLNMKLSDVEYQADNTKATFYYSAEERVDFRELIKVLAGEFKIRVEMKQISLRQEAGRLGGIGSCGRELCCSTWLADFKSVSTAAARYQNLSLNPSKLSGQCGRLKCCLNYELDTYMEALKDIPTIEEPLLTEKGPVFLQKTDIFKKLLWFGYHNESTWIPLTVNRVNEILAMNKKGVKPVSLEENDGTPKKEVPVSAVSVVENDLERFDKKNIKSGKPKKKKKKKKPKTSPEAGKA; translated from the coding sequence ATGGGATGCAAAAGTTGTTCGTCCGGAGGCTGTGGCACAAAAACAGCGGATGGAACCGTATCAGGCTGCCGTAACAATGGTGCTTGCGGCACTGGCGGGTGTAATAAAATGAATGTGTTTGACTGGCTGAGTAATATGGATTTACCACTCGCCAGCCGTTTTAATATCGTAGAAGTACGTTTCAAGGGAGGCCGTAAGGAGTTTTTCCGTAATGCAGAAAATCTGGAACTCTATGCCGGAGATCCGGTGATTGTAGACGTTCCTAATGGTCATCATATGGGCTATGTTTCTTTGCAGGGAGAACTGGTTCGTTTACAGATGATCAAAAAATCTGTGAAAGAAACCGACGAAATCCGGACTATTTATAGAGTGGCTTCTTCGAAAGACCTCGAAAAATATGAGCAGGTAAAACTCCGTGAAATGCCTACCCTGTTTCGTACCCGTCAGATTGCCGATGAACTGAAGCTGAATATGAAGCTTTCAGATGTTGAATACCAAGCAGATAATACCAAAGCTACTTTTTATTATTCAGCAGAAGAAAGGGTTGACTTCAGGGAGTTGATCAAGGTACTGGCCGGCGAATTTAAAATCAGGGTGGAAATGAAGCAGATCAGCCTGAGGCAGGAAGCCGGACGTTTGGGCGGTATTGGTTCCTGCGGCCGCGAATTATGCTGTTCTACCTGGCTTGCCGATTTTAAAAGTGTATCTACTGCAGCCGCCCGTTATCAGAATCTTTCGCTCAATCCCAGTAAGTTATCCGGGCAGTGTGGCCGGCTTAAATGCTGCTTAAATTACGAGCTGGATACCTATATGGAAGCCCTGAAAGATATTCCCACGATAGAAGAGCCTCTGCTGACAGAAAAGGGCCCGGTTTTTCTTCAGAAAACAGATATTTTCAAAAAGCTCCTCTGGTTTGGCTATCATAACGAAAGTACCTGGATTCCTTTAACGGTAAACCGGGTGAACGAAATTCTGGCGATGAATAAAAAAGGAGTGAAGCCAGTTTCACTGGAGGAGAACGATGGAACGCCGAAAAAAGAAGTACCTGTATCAGCTGTTTCAGTGGTAGAAAATGACCTGGAACGTTTTGATAAAAAGAATATCAAATCAGGTAAGCCTAAAAAGAAGAAAAAGAAAAAGAAACCTAAAACTAGTCCGGAAGCAGGCAAGGCCTGA
- a CDS encoding glycoside hydrolase family 5 protein, with product MANNKPTFNRREFVKKTSILGAGLGIAAHTAFAAPAVKPQNKLPKWKGFNLLDFFSPDPANTRKPTTEDQLRWMADWGFDFIRIPMAYPFYLNIDRSRNITPDEVYKIDEKQVDKIDKLVQTAHKHNLHVSLNLHRAPGYCVNAGFHEPYNLWKDQQAQEAFNFHWNMWAKRYKNVSSKKISFDLVNEPSMREDMNDQHSKRSTVPGEVYRKVAKAAAESIRKENAGHLVIADGNDVGSKVIPEITDLNIAQSCRGYHPGIISHYKAPWANKDPENLPEPKWPGQVGDKYLSRAMLEEFYKPWIGLVNQGVGVHCGECGCWNKTPHAVFLAWFADVLDILSSHGIGFALWEFRGDFGILDSGRSDIAYEDWHGYKLDRKLLTLLMKA from the coding sequence ATGGCAAACAATAAACCTACATTTAACCGGAGAGAATTTGTTAAAAAGACAAGTATACTAGGCGCCGGACTGGGAATAGCGGCGCATACTGCATTTGCTGCACCAGCAGTAAAACCTCAGAATAAACTACCTAAATGGAAAGGCTTTAATTTACTTGATTTTTTCTCACCTGATCCTGCTAATACCCGCAAACCTACTACTGAAGATCAACTGCGCTGGATGGCAGACTGGGGCTTCGATTTTATACGAATACCGATGGCCTACCCCTTTTACCTGAATATTGACCGCAGCCGCAATATTACCCCGGATGAGGTGTATAAGATAGATGAAAAGCAGGTAGACAAGATTGACAAGCTGGTGCAAACAGCGCATAAGCATAACCTGCACGTAAGTTTAAACCTGCACCGGGCACCAGGATATTGTGTGAATGCCGGTTTTCATGAGCCGTATAATTTGTGGAAAGACCAGCAGGCTCAGGAAGCATTTAATTTTCACTGGAATATGTGGGCCAAACGGTATAAGAATGTTTCTTCCAAAAAAATCAGCTTTGACCTTGTGAATGAACCGAGCATGCGCGAAGATATGAACGACCAGCATTCCAAACGAAGCACCGTTCCGGGAGAGGTGTACCGAAAAGTAGCCAAAGCCGCTGCAGAATCGATCCGGAAGGAGAATGCCGGTCACCTGGTGATCGCCGATGGCAATGATGTAGGTAGCAAAGTGATCCCCGAAATTACGGATCTGAACATTGCCCAGAGCTGCAGGGGCTATCATCCCGGAATCATTTCACATTATAAAGCACCCTGGGCGAATAAGGACCCTGAAAATCTGCCGGAACCAAAATGGCCGGGACAGGTAGGCGATAAATACCTGAGCCGTGCTATGCTGGAAGAATTTTACAAACCCTGGATAGGATTGGTAAACCAGGGAGTGGGCGTACATTGCGGGGAATGCGGCTGCTGGAATAAAACGCCTCATGCTGTATTTCTGGCCTGGTTTGCAGATGTACTGGATATTCTTTCCAGTCATGGAATAGGCTTTGCGCTCTGGGAGTTCAGGGGAGATTTTGGTATTCTGGATTCGGGCCGTTCAGATATAGCTTATGAAGACTGGCATGGATACAAACTTGACCGTAAGTTGCTTACCTTATTAATGAAAGCATAA
- a CDS encoding gliding motility lipoprotein GldH — protein sequence MKYWLYVFSLLIICAACDPSRVYEENHTIEKNLWYIDTMLTFTFTIEDTTVPYNIYYNVRNAVSYPYHNLYLTYYLYDEQGKQLSGRLQDLTLFDATTGKPLGDGLGDIFDHQILSMPAYSFKRKGTYTFKVKQYMRQDPLPDIMSVGIRVEKATKPNA from the coding sequence ATGAAGTATTGGCTCTATGTTTTTTCTTTGCTGATTATTTGTGCGGCCTGCGACCCTAGCCGGGTTTATGAAGAAAACCATACCATCGAAAAAAACCTGTGGTACATTGATACAATGCTTACTTTTACCTTCACGATAGAAGATACCACTGTTCCTTATAATATCTATTACAACGTCCGCAATGCCGTTTCCTATCCTTATCATAATCTTTATTTGACCTATTATTTGTATGATGAGCAGGGGAAGCAACTTTCGGGCCGGTTGCAGGACCTGACCTTATTTGATGCCACTACAGGTAAACCATTGGGCGATGGCCTGGGTGATATTTTTGATCACCAGATTCTATCTATGCCTGCCTATTCATTCAAACGGAAAGGTACATATACCTTCAAAGTCAAGCAATATATGCGCCAGGACCCTTTACCGGATATTATGAGCGTAGGCATCCGGGTAGAAAAAGCTACTAAACCTAATGCCTGA
- a CDS encoding LON peptidase substrate-binding domain-containing protein: MKKTLPLFPLNLVVFPNEKLNLHIFEPRYRQLIGECLEQESNFGIPAFINNKIESYGTEMKIVALNQVYEDGRMDIETQGVHIFKLLNFDNPFEDKLYAGGEVEIVDLLDDTSEDIFKELVQSLKRLYELLQLNLDLNFRSYQFISFEMAHKVGLSVEQEYELLTIPSESDRQLYLLSHLKRAIPIIYDMERTKERVRMNGHFRHFDPLNF, encoded by the coding sequence ATGAAAAAAACACTCCCATTATTTCCTTTAAATCTGGTTGTTTTCCCGAATGAGAAACTCAACCTGCATATTTTTGAGCCCCGCTATCGGCAATTGATTGGAGAATGTCTGGAACAGGAATCTAATTTCGGAATACCGGCTTTTATTAATAACAAAATTGAAAGCTATGGTACAGAAATGAAAATTGTAGCACTAAACCAAGTATATGAAGATGGCCGGATGGATATAGAAACGCAGGGCGTACATATATTTAAGTTGCTTAATTTTGATAACCCTTTCGAAGATAAGCTTTATGCCGGAGGGGAAGTGGAAATAGTAGACCTGCTGGATGATACCTCAGAAGATATTTTTAAGGAGTTAGTGCAGTCGCTGAAACGGCTTTATGAACTGCTGCAACTGAATCTGGATCTGAATTTCAGGTCGTACCAGTTTATCTCGTTTGAAATGGCACACAAGGTTGGTTTGTCAGTAGAGCAGGAATATGAACTGCTTACTATCCCTTCCGAATCCGACAGGCAATTGTATTTACTTTCCCACTTAAAAAGGGCGATACCGATTATTTATGACATGGAACGTACCAAAGAACGGGTACGCATGAACGGCCATTTCCGCCATTTTGATCCGCTTAATTTCTGA
- a CDS encoding lipid II flippase Amj family protein, translating to MSLQITIVLVLTFVINLVTTLSYSVRIVGIRTGRIAISFALFSILVLVSRTANGFQAPLLAKTVEQDIKLGILENSTPFRYIILSCTLATLVGAALIPTFQRVLSKAVLQFSVHKSVPKLLLYGFSKDGILQFKESLTMPVKANLTQLEIGRGFPWNIFILNVFAVAIVTVGVLSAVYAGYIIPEYRTTASNLSAFINGFATILMFTFVDPHLSAMTDDVVIGKCAENTFRKYVIYMVVARLLGTVLAQLLFIPCAQLLAQIAKIM from the coding sequence ATGTCCCTGCAAATCACTATTGTTCTTGTCCTTACTTTTGTAATTAATTTGGTTACGACTTTATCCTATTCAGTCAGGATAGTAGGGATCAGAACCGGTAGAATTGCTATTTCATTCGCCCTCTTCAGTATTTTGGTATTGGTATCCAGAACAGCTAATGGTTTTCAAGCACCACTACTTGCTAAAACGGTTGAACAGGACATCAAATTAGGTATTTTAGAGAATAGTACCCCCTTTCGTTATATTATTCTTTCCTGTACGCTTGCTACCTTGGTAGGAGCTGCGCTGATTCCTACTTTTCAGCGTGTGTTATCCAAAGCAGTTTTGCAATTCAGTGTGCATAAATCTGTGCCTAAGCTGCTTTTATATGGCTTTTCTAAAGACGGTATTCTGCAATTTAAAGAAAGCTTAACCATGCCTGTCAAAGCGAACCTGACACAACTGGAAATAGGCAGGGGGTTTCCATGGAATATTTTCATATTGAATGTATTCGCAGTAGCCATTGTGACCGTAGGAGTCTTGTCAGCCGTTTATGCAGGCTACATCATCCCCGAATATAGAACCACAGCCAGCAACCTATCAGCTTTTATCAATGGGTTTGCTACTATTTTGATGTTCACCTTTGTTGATCCGCATTTATCTGCCATGACTGATGATGTAGTGATAGGCAAATGTGCAGAGAATACATTCAGAAAATATGTCATTTACATGGTAGTAGCACGGTTGTTAGGCACAGTATTGGCGCAGTTGCTATTTATACCTTGTGCACAGTTGTTAGCACAAATAGCTAAAATCATGTAA
- a CDS encoding sensor histidine kinase, translating to MLFSNRLTPLFCCWLYLLAITGLKAHPGDPSKEVFFEHISVDKGLSSTSVYAITQTWDGFLWIGTQNGLNRYDGYGFKSFNFIPGNSASLSNSWVKALAVDKVGNLWVATSSGLNRYHRETESFTSYFHHKPQKNSLADNNIWNLFTDKEGTLWVGTNNGLSKYIPAKDHFVNYYIPSQPGQQVSNAINAITEDNDGNLWVGTWGSGIFKFNKETGEFRNFTDITSIQAAAGLYVKVLKYDRKGNLWIGTQDTGLHTYNPTSRQYKIFKKQAGDINSISDNGILSLLEDSRGDLWFGTHDGGINYFHSSNASFIRYQTDFLKPQSFQGHWVPCFFEDNAGNIWVGHDNGISKFNPGGMKFQHFKNNPFDENSVPNSNISLLYEDNQGIIWIGTWGASLSKYDRQKDTFTHYKHDPANKRSISDRRIWGICEDAEKNLWVATSSGMDRLDRKTGTFTHFNDIYKDNPAAQIGFPALSSTAIDNKNRFWIGTWGGGIYIHDPQNKTTTHVVHNPDDSNSPSNDRIKHIFIDSHQNIWVSTSEGGLDKIVIKTDGSLSFRHFRYEVSQTQSIGSDSPQIVFEDSKQRIWVGTEGGGLSFYNPGTDDFQRVHIRQISSILNSVYGILEDEAGNLWLSTNNGIIHYNPVSGHGKGYDITDGLQGNTFLSGHCQTKDGAMLFGGHNGFNLFYPQRITESTFKPPVLISELRIFNEVIEPGRAHKNTYAGESPVLSRPLYLSDEINLSYKDYILSFSFTCLDFTAPHKNKFAFMMENFEDEWNFTDGSKRFATYTNLPPGEYIFKVKGTNSDGLWNQEPAAVKLIITPPFWQTWWFRTLFISIILVIVYSLHRLWLQVKFENLLAMERVKAQEAEAIRKRVAMDFHDEMGNQLASITAIVNLINIRQSKKEYYIEDLLSRLTQHAQTLFYGTKDFIWSIDPKSDKAEVILLNIKDFGEDLFDRTGISFHFSKDIQDPGLTFPSGASRHITLICKEVFTNIVKHAHCQTVQVRAIADDDQLRISIKDDGCGFDRTLLKKNGNGLENMRSRARKINADISIESHLNQGTEIVLTILIPRKGEDKKKLILDFSN from the coding sequence ATGCTTTTTTCAAACAGGCTTACTCCTTTATTTTGCTGTTGGCTATATCTGCTTGCCATCACTGGCTTGAAGGCACATCCCGGCGATCCAAGTAAAGAAGTATTTTTTGAACATATTTCTGTAGATAAAGGGCTTTCCAGCACGTCTGTGTATGCGATTACACAAACATGGGATGGTTTTTTATGGATAGGAACCCAGAATGGACTTAACAGGTACGATGGTTATGGTTTTAAGTCGTTTAACTTTATTCCCGGCAATTCTGCTTCTCTTTCCAATAGCTGGGTAAAAGCCCTGGCGGTAGATAAAGTGGGTAATCTCTGGGTAGCTACCAGTTCAGGTCTTAACCGTTATCACCGGGAAACGGAGAGTTTTACCTCATATTTTCATCATAAACCCCAGAAAAATTCTCTCGCCGACAATAATATCTGGAATTTATTTACGGATAAAGAAGGTACATTATGGGTAGGTACTAATAATGGGCTTAGTAAATATATCCCGGCAAAAGACCATTTTGTTAATTATTATATTCCTTCTCAGCCTGGTCAGCAGGTAAGTAATGCGATTAACGCCATTACTGAAGACAATGATGGAAACTTATGGGTAGGTACCTGGGGGAGCGGAATTTTTAAGTTCAATAAAGAAACCGGCGAATTCCGGAATTTTACAGACATTACTTCTATTCAGGCTGCCGCCGGGCTATATGTAAAAGTGCTTAAATACGACCGCAAGGGTAACCTCTGGATTGGCACGCAGGATACTGGCTTACATACCTATAATCCCACTTCCAGGCAGTATAAAATCTTTAAAAAGCAGGCTGGCGATATAAATTCTATCAGTGATAATGGTATCCTGTCTCTGCTGGAAGATAGCAGAGGCGATCTGTGGTTTGGCACCCATGATGGAGGTATTAACTATTTCCACTCCTCCAATGCAAGTTTTATCCGCTATCAGACTGATTTTTTGAAGCCACAATCTTTTCAGGGGCACTGGGTTCCTTGCTTTTTTGAAGACAATGCCGGTAATATCTGGGTTGGTCACGACAATGGGATCAGTAAATTTAATCCCGGAGGTATGAAGTTTCAGCACTTCAAAAATAACCCTTTTGATGAAAATAGTGTGCCTAACAGTAACATCAGCCTTTTATATGAAGACAATCAGGGAATAATATGGATTGGCACCTGGGGAGCCAGCCTGAGCAAGTATGACCGGCAGAAGGATACATTTACGCACTATAAACATGATCCTGCCAATAAACGATCTATCTCCGATAGGCGCATCTGGGGTATATGCGAAGATGCCGAGAAAAACCTGTGGGTAGCTACCAGTAGTGGCATGGACAGGCTGGATAGAAAAACCGGCACATTTACTCATTTTAATGATATTTATAAAGATAATCCTGCTGCCCAGATCGGCTTCCCGGCATTATCTTCCACAGCTATAGATAATAAAAACAGGTTCTGGATTGGAACCTGGGGCGGAGGAATATATATACACGATCCGCAGAATAAAACTACAACTCATGTTGTGCACAATCCCGATGATAGCAACTCACCATCGAATGACCGCATTAAACATATATTTATAGATAGCCATCAGAATATCTGGGTGTCTACTTCCGAAGGCGGCCTGGATAAAATTGTGATAAAAACGGATGGTAGTTTGAGTTTCCGCCATTTCCGCTATGAGGTTTCCCAGACACAAAGTATAGGCAGTGATAGTCCGCAGATTGTATTTGAAGACAGTAAACAAAGAATATGGGTAGGTACTGAGGGAGGCGGACTGAGTTTTTATAATCCTGGTACAGATGATTTTCAGCGGGTACACATACGGCAGATTTCTTCCATACTGAATAGTGTGTACGGTATTCTGGAAGATGAAGCCGGAAATTTGTGGCTGAGTACCAATAATGGCATCATACATTACAACCCGGTAAGCGGGCATGGCAAAGGGTATGATATCACCGATGGTTTACAGGGCAATACATTTCTCTCTGGCCACTGCCAGACAAAAGATGGAGCTATGCTATTTGGAGGACATAATGGCTTCAATTTGTTCTACCCGCAGCGTATTACCGAAAGCACTTTTAAACCGCCGGTTCTTATCAGCGAACTCAGGATTTTTAATGAAGTTATCGAACCTGGCAGAGCCCACAAAAACACCTATGCCGGTGAAAGTCCGGTGCTATCCAGGCCCTTATATTTGTCGGATGAGATCAATCTTTCCTATAAAGACTATATTTTGTCGTTCAGCTTTACCTGTCTGGATTTTACAGCCCCTCACAAAAATAAGTTCGCCTTCATGATGGAAAACTTTGAGGATGAGTGGAATTTTACAGATGGCAGCAAGCGGTTCGCTACCTATACCAATCTTCCGCCCGGAGAATATATTTTTAAAGTAAAAGGAACCAATAGCGATGGTTTATGGAATCAGGAGCCTGCCGCCGTGAAACTAATTATTACGCCTCCTTTCTGGCAAACCTGGTGGTTCCGTACATTGTTTATCTCTATCATTCTGGTAATTGTCTATTCCCTGCACCGCTTATGGTTGCAGGTGAAATTTGAGAACTTACTGGCCATGGAACGGGTAAAAGCACAAGAAGCGGAAGCCATACGCAAAAGAGTAGCTATGGATTTTCATGACGAAATGGGGAATCAGCTGGCTAGTATTACCGCTATTGTCAATTTGATAAATATCAGGCAGAGTAAAAAGGAATATTATATCGAAGACCTGCTTAGCCGGCTTACCCAGCATGCACAAACCTTGTTTTATGGTACCAAAGACTTTATATGGTCTATCGACCCTAAAAGTGATAAGGCTGAAGTGATTTTGTTGAACATTAAGGATTTTGGCGAAGACCTTTTTGACAGGACTGGCATCTCTTTCCATTTCTCCAAAGACATACAAGATCCTGGCCTTACCTTTCCTTCCGGTGCCAGCCGGCATATTACCCTTATTTGTAAAGAAGTGTTCACCAATATTGTAAAGCATGCCCACTGCCAGACCGTGCAGGTAAGAGCCATAGCAGACGATGACCAGTTGCGGATTTCTATTAAAGATGATGGATGTGGCTTTGATAGGACGCTGCTTAAAAAGAATGGCAACGGGCTTGAAAATATGCGGTCGAGAGCCAGAAAGATCAATGCCGATATCTCTATTGAGTCGCATTTGAACCAGGGCACTGAAATCGTTCTCACTATCCTTATCCCCCGAAAAGGGGAGGACAAAAAGAAGTTAATTTTGGACTTTAGTAATTAA
- a CDS encoding response regulator transcription factor has protein sequence MKEGLRIIIVEDNVVVKEAFTVYISDLSKHTVVNTYTNCEDALSNLLIDRPDIILMDVDLPGMNGIQGIKEARKVLPTVNAIVITVHDNSEVVFDALCAGASGYITKTSSHFKILDAINEVASGGAPMSGNIAKMVVESFRKTTATESPLTSRETEVLNLIAKGKSYKDIADTLFVHVETVKSHIKNIYFKLEVNNKAAAIEKGLKNKLI, from the coding sequence ATGAAAGAAGGATTACGGATTATAATTGTAGAAGATAATGTGGTGGTAAAAGAAGCTTTTACCGTTTATATTTCAGATCTAAGCAAGCATACCGTTGTAAATACCTATACAAATTGTGAAGATGCCCTCAGTAACCTGCTCATCGACAGGCCCGATATTATTCTGATGGATGTAGATCTGCCTGGGATGAACGGCATACAGGGTATAAAAGAAGCCCGTAAAGTCCTGCCAACGGTAAATGCGATAGTAATTACAGTACACGACAACAGCGAAGTTGTCTTTGATGCCCTTTGCGCCGGTGCTTCCGGATATATTACTAAAACATCCAGCCACTTCAAAATTCTGGATGCCATTAATGAAGTAGCTTCCGGCGGTGCCCCTATGAGCGGAAATATCGCCAAAATGGTAGTGGAGTCTTTCCGGAAGACCACAGCTACTGAATCTCCCCTAACTAGCAGGGAGACAGAGGTTTTAAACCTGATAGCCAAAGGAAAAAGCTATAAAGACATCGCCGATACCCTATTTGTACACGTAGAAACCGTGAAATCCCACATCAAGAATATTTACTTCAAACTCGAGGTAAACAACAAAGCAGCTGCCATTGAAAAAGGGCTGAAAAATAAATTGATTTAA
- a CDS encoding glycosyltransferase, with translation MIYLLQLLLVVLLTYTGVCTVYLLLFAIAGHFKKKTAFPTQPASQPQSRIAVLIPAYREDAVIVEVARQALIQSYDKNYFEVIIIADSLQSETLRQLQTYPVRVITVHFPESTKAKALNTALHQLPDYDIALVLDADNIMDFCFLEKIHQPFVQGSQVVQGHRVAKNTNTAVAVLDAISEEINNHIFRKGHRSIGLSAALIGSGMAFEYRLFKRLMTSIHTTGGFDKELELLLLKQKYTIEYLEDALVYDEKVQHTQAFRQQRTRWIAAQLKYLKRYFVPGLQALIVKGNIDFFDKVCQMTLLPRILLMGFLGMICLITGIINTPSLLIAGILQLSGLMIAMLLATPMHLLTKISWKEILSLPVLFIQFILSFTGIRQARSKFIHTEHGKMK, from the coding sequence ATGATCTATCTATTGCAGCTTTTATTGGTAGTACTGCTCACCTATACAGGAGTTTGTACAGTGTATTTGCTGTTATTTGCGATTGCCGGCCATTTCAAAAAAAAAACTGCATTTCCTACCCAGCCTGCTTCCCAGCCACAAAGCCGCATTGCGGTGCTGATTCCGGCCTACCGTGAAGATGCTGTGATTGTAGAAGTGGCCAGACAAGCCTTAATTCAGTCGTACGACAAAAATTACTTTGAAGTAATTATTATTGCAGATTCTCTTCAGTCGGAAACCTTGCGTCAGCTTCAGACTTATCCGGTACGGGTTATTACTGTCCATTTTCCGGAGTCTACTAAAGCCAAAGCCCTCAATACTGCTTTACATCAATTGCCAGATTATGATATTGCACTGGTATTAGATGCAGATAACATAATGGATTTTTGCTTCCTGGAGAAAATTCACCAGCCTTTTGTTCAGGGCAGCCAGGTAGTACAAGGACACCGGGTGGCTAAAAATACCAATACAGCTGTTGCTGTGCTGGATGCGATCAGTGAGGAAATAAACAACCACATCTTCCGGAAAGGACACCGGAGTATTGGTTTATCGGCTGCATTAATCGGTTCCGGAATGGCTTTTGAATATCGATTGTTTAAGCGATTAATGACCAGTATTCATACCACTGGTGGGTTTGATAAGGAACTGGAATTACTGCTCTTAAAACAAAAGTACACCATTGAATATCTGGAGGATGCGCTTGTGTATGATGAGAAAGTACAGCATACCCAGGCCTTTCGTCAGCAACGCACCCGTTGGATAGCTGCCCAGCTAAAATACCTGAAAAGATACTTTGTGCCTGGATTACAGGCACTGATAGTAAAGGGAAACATTGACTTTTTCGACAAGGTATGTCAGATGACGCTTTTGCCCCGGATTTTACTTATGGGATTTCTGGGAATGATTTGCCTGATTACCGGGATAATCAATACACCATCTTTGCTTATAGCCGGTATCTTACAACTATCAGGTTTGATGATTGCTATGTTATTAGCAACGCCTATGCATTTGCTTACTAAAATTTCGTGGAAAGAAATCTTAAGCCTTCCGGTATTATTTATTCAATTCATACTTTCCTTTACCGGGATCAGGCAGGCCAGAAGCAAATTTATTCATACGGAGCATGGGAAGATGAAGTAA